In Babylonia areolata isolate BAREFJ2019XMU chromosome 19, ASM4173473v1, whole genome shotgun sequence, a single window of DNA contains:
- the LOC143294057 gene encoding uncharacterized protein LOC143294057: MKEELVVVLCVVVLCSLQRTAEADRDSGCPSYGCLPSGTFALSSDVPGADGSPVGTRWTVLVSGEKDKGTSRFGCLSSQEGVACVTQSGFVAVDQLKGNIAWRYDHLTSPSMPILDVEGGVIGTDGRHLVKIDADGKVEPVINFYGDLNPMFSIQLTNNDLMLLTTYTSGLLITYGTDGIPEASFPLRGEIQRVNGSFVPVAQPVIYGMRAYILAEFVPDTPVSQTEQIPQVLGLQRLYAVDLWRRMTQRISPVWYFNFEREKSCPPDHNRHHHHHHRPEAQPQSGAAFLLVVLLILILILVLPFPVLWELCAGSQWHCVCQSGQTPVWWLWAKTWRAGWTGIW, from the exons ATGAAAGAAGAgcttgtggttgttttgtgtgtggtggttttatGTTCGCTTCAGAG AACGGCAGAGGCGGACCGCGATTCCGGCTGCCCCAGTTACGGGTGCCTGCCCTCGGGTACCTTCGCTCTCAGCTCCGACGTTCCGGGTGCGGACGGAAGTCCAGTGGGCACCCGCTGGACAGTGCTGGTCAGCGGAGAGAAGGACAAGGGGACCTCCCGCTTCGGATGTCTCAGCTCTCAGGAGGGCGTGGCCTGTGTCACTCAGAG TGGCTTCGTGGCAGTGGACCAGCTGAAGGGGAACATTGCCTGGCGCTACGACCACCTGACGTCACCCTCCATGCCCATCTTGGACGTCGAGGGGGGAGTGATTGGTACTGATGGGCGACACCTCGTCAAG ATTGATGCGGATGGCAAAGTGGAACCAGTCATCAACTTCTACGGGGACCTGAATCCTATGTTCAG TATCCAGCTGACCAACAATGACCTCATGTTGCTTACGACATACACGAGTGGGTTACTCATTACCTATGGCAcag acggcATCCCGGAGGCGTCCTTCCCTTTGCGGGGTGAGATCCAGCGAGTCAACGGCTCCTTCGTACCTGTGGCCCAGCCCGTCATCTACGGCATGAGGGCCTACATCCTGGCCGAGTTTGTGCCCGACACGCCCGTTTCTCAG ACTGAGCAGATACCCCAGGTGCTGGGACTACAACGCCTGTACGCCGTGGACCTGTGGAGACGGATGACGCAAAGGATCAGCCCCGTGTGGTACTTCAACTTTGAGCGAGAGAAGTCCTGCCCTCCAGACCataaccgccaccaccaccaccaccaccgccccgaGGCGCAGCCACAGTCAGGCGCCGccttcctcctcgtcgtcctcctcatcctcatcctcatcctcgtcCTCCCCTTTCCCGTCCTATGGGAACTCTGTGCTGGTTCACAATGGCACTGTGTATGTCAGTCTGGGCAGACCCCAGTTTGGTGGCTGTGGGCGAAGACCTGGCGCGCGGGTTGGACAGGGATCTGGTGA
- the LOC143293999 gene encoding uncharacterized protein LOC143293999 → MTKVIDSVGTLWAIRDKGTEPEVLFKTPAPLAQLALYDVTVGHQGDRASQRWDKAGSKFYTSRQQPRAASLKKPEAMKKKNAATTSSAPAAATLWAATTGAEITGYDSTNGALTHLIDVRKLLNVTNPSTTTCRVTSKVMVARSQDGTQERLVFAMSEDGNGSFPARQGGGGGGRVVSNTSTPFVVAVSVDRSSREAKVLWKVVGKRGSEIVGQIVNMLVVPPGPGRRSKRQKGERESLKEEGDWGRGGGDGDGDGDDGDDDDDDDDAEVLLVATAVVSGGSQYSFAVGHL, encoded by the exons ATGACGAAGGTGATTGATTCAGTCG GCACGTTGTGGGCCATCCGAGACAAGGGCACGGAACCGGAAGTGCTCTTCAAGACCCCCGCCCCCCTGGCCCAGCTCGCCCTCTATGACGTCACCGTGGGTCACCAAGGAGATCGGGCTTCACAGCGTTGGGATAAAGCCGGTTCCAAGTTCTACACCTCACGTCAGCAGCCCAGAGCAGCATCTCTGAAGAAACCGGAGGCGATGAAG AAGAAGAACGCCGCCACCACCTCCTCGGCCCCGGCGGCGGCGACTCTGTGGGCGGCCACCACGGGTGCGGAGATCACTGGCTACGACTCCACCAACGGCGCCCTCACTCACCTCATCGACGTCCGCAAGCTGCTCAACGTcaccaacccctccaccaccacctgccgCGTCACCTCCAAGGTCATGGTCGCTCGCAGCCAAGATGGCACCCAGGAGCGCTTGGTCTTCGCTATGTCGGAGGACGGGAATGGCTCCTTTCCGGCGcggcaaggtggtggtggtggtggtagagtggtcAGTAATACCAGTACGCCTTTCGTCGTGGCGGTGAGCGTGGACCGGAGCTCCAGGGAAGCGAAGGTACTGTGGAAAGTCGTCGGGAAAAGGGGGTCGGAGATCGTGGGACAGATTGTCAACATGCTGGTGGTGCCTCCTGGTCCTGGCCGACGTTCGAAGAGGCAGAAGGGGGAGCGGGAGAGCTTGAAGGAGGAGGGAGactgggggagaggtggtggggatggtgatggtgatggtgatgatggtgatgatgatgatgatgatgatgatgcggagGTTCTGTTGGTAGCCACGGCGGTGGTGAGTGGGGGATCCCAGTATTCTTTCGCTGTTGGGCATTTGTGA
- the LOC143294286 gene encoding uncharacterized protein LOC143294286 codes for MEAFFPTNQVFNWYCDGGASDGSAGMDAYSSSDSTHSGDVALSSRTHSSPSSNGECADVLNISEDFSFLSPYQGFNADLRSSDYCRQVGAGRPESKFRNVSVSSPSPQQVNFTVEPFLHVRPPSPWLGGQRSDVADNAGSPSPFHSRFGHFLFQQPDPWRYENPFEENSRAFSSAFQARSAFRPRLSTCDDPKFELLQNGRDVELDDVDHWQIRQRDSWQRGKQQPVLRVHGGMEDDDRYQELPLKQRLEQVREMIRQENARRAVEDEARGVFGAPRRRRDRTGKKCKFCQKKKEAADIVSHHNLKDGRDNVTCPILQQYRCDLCHATGTRAHTIKYCPLNNPDTPHDVILQARWQVYTRNRLGE; via the exons ATGGAAGCATTTTTCCCAACGAATCAGGTTTTCAACTGGTATTGTGACGGAGGTGCCTCTGACGGTTCTGCTGGTATGGACGCGTACAGTTCAAGCGACAGCACCCACAGCGGAGATGTTGCTTTGAGCAGTCGAACACATTCGTCACCTAGTTCGAACGGCGAATGCGCCGACGTGTTGAACATTTCCGAAGACTTCTCGTTCCTCAGTCCCTACCAAGGTTTCAACGCAGATTTACGCAGTTCCGACTACTGCAGACAGGTTGGAGCTGGCAGGCCGGAGTCGAAGTTCAGAAACGTCAGTGTTTCGTCGCCATCCCCGCAGCAAGTGAACTTCACGGTGGAGCCGTTTCTGCACGTTCGGCCTCCGTCTCCCTGGCTAGGCGGCCAACGCTCTGACGTGGCGGACAATGCCGGCAGCCCCTCTCCGTTCCATAGCCGGTTTGGACACTTCCTGTTCCAGCAGCCCGACCCTTGGCGGTACGAGAATCCGTTTGAGGAGAACTCCAGAGCTTTTTCGTCGGCGTTCCAAGCCAGGTCGGCGTTCCGGCCGCGCCTGTCGACGTGTGACGATCCCAAGTTCGAGCTTCTGCAGAACGGTCGGGACGTTGAGCTGGACGATGTGGACCACTGGCAAATCAGACAGCGCGACAGCTGGCAGAGGGGGAAACAGCAGCCCGTATTGCGCGTCCACGGCGGAATGGAAGACGACGACCGCTACCAGGAACTGCCGTTGAAACAGAGGTTGGAACAG gtcCGCGAGATGATCCGCCAGGAGAACGCCCGCCGCGCCGTCGAGGACGAGGCCCGCGGGGTGTTCGGGGCCCCCCGCCGCCGCCGCGACCGCACGGGCAAGAAGTGCAAGTTCtgccagaagaagaaagaggcggCGGACATCGTGTCGCACCACAACCTGAAAGACGGGCGCGACAACGTGACGTGCCCCATCCTGCAGCAGTACCGCTGCGACCTGTGCCACGCCACGGGGACCCGGGCGCACACCATCAAGTACTGCCCCCTCAACAACCCCGACACCCCCCACGACGTCATCCTGCAGGCGCGCTGGCAGGTGTACACGCGCAACCGGttaggggagtga